Genomic window (Daucus carota subsp. sativus chromosome 5, DH1 v3.0, whole genome shotgun sequence):
CTTGACACCAATTAAATTATCAACATTGTTGTAATTTGAATTGTCACGACTTTCCAATTATGACTATTTTTTATCATTTCTATTCAGTTTTTCACTTTCACTAATATTTTCAATAAGATCAAGATTCCATGTTAGATTTATTTAGACCACACGTGTGTTCAACTCCTTTCTTAAACAGTGTTGAATCGAACCATCATCTTTTCATAGATTtttgagttaattgcaattggcacccctttggtttcAGCATATTGctcattgcacctaatagtttcggaaaatacactttgcagccccagacttttaacccgtagacattTTGCACCTTTTCCGTTAATTTCtaccgttaccgttaacttttgcaggggtaTTTTGGaaagtttaattatatttaattaaaattagacttttatttaaattttttgaccatcacgatattttttggaaaaacttaaagaacgaaagttgtagagaataaaaagatcttcttagaactataaggttcaaaattttcgtaattcttattataattattctaaaaaaattcaaaaattagcaatcttgtaaaaatgaacaatcgtttttaaataattatttaaattttgaaccaaattgttctaaaaagatctttttactttctacaactttcgttctttaaatttttccgaaaaatatcgtttagatggtcagaaaatttaaataaaagtctaattttaattaaatataattaaatttcccaaaatgccccttcaaaagttaacggtaacggcagaaattaacggaaagggtgcaaagtgtctacggggtAAAAGTTtggggctgcaaagtgtatttttcaaaactattaggtgcaatgtgcaatatgCTGAAAgcaaaggggtgccaattgcaattaactctagaTTTTTATTGTCCCCTATTTGCTTTTGCATAAATATACAATAGATGAATAGTCGttcgattaaaaaaaattatatttgaatatctttttcttGTCAGAATAAAGATAAAAATCCAATGAGTTTGATTATTTACTCTAATAAGGATTGTTATTatcgaaaaatatttttttgtgagaaTCCAGATTAGCACTTCactccatataaatttttttcataaagtCTCGCCTAAtaactaattaataaaaaaaagtattaaGTTTCTGATCCGATATATAATAGAGAGGACAATACCACACTATTATTGTCAACTTTATAGTGAACTCTTTCTTTACCTactaatcatataaaaaaattattccatCGAAGACAGATAGCGGAAATCGAACCCGTATCTTTAGTAAATAATGTAACATATAATGTAATGTTGATAACTCAACATAATAAAAAGGCATGAGACaataggggtgatcgcggtccgGTTTGGTTGAGTTTGGAGGTAGAACCGGAACCAAACCATACATTAGctgttttttaaaatctcaaaccaaTCCGTGACCCGCAAACCAATTAACCCGGACcaagcggtgcggtttttgatgGTTCGGTTAAGCGGATTGATCAGTTTATAACTAAGGCTTATAATCAGAGATGAGGATTCAtgaataatattagaaaataaagtatcattttgtctccatttacacaatttcacatagttaaattaaaataaaaaatttagtctaataaaatgcataaacttgAATATTCGAAGTCGTGAATTACTGAATTGATATGACTCGTAGTTGGTATTGATAAGATAAGTAAGTAAACAACAACCTAACaagtataaactaaaaaattaatatatttatataaaattaatattttgtatatatataatattaaatgtttatattgtatatatagaaatatgcggttcggttttataacgggttggtttaatataaaaccgaaaccaacccacaaaccacggttttttaaattagtcgaaccgaaaccgtaaacctcatttcggtttcggtttggacCGAATTAATATCGGATTGGGTTATGCGGATTTTATGGTTTAAACCAGACCGTGATCACCCCTATGAgacaatacataaatataatacaGGAAACAATAGCTTGGAGATCGGGtatgtacataaataaaaaatccaGCTAATTAAAGTGAGTACTCGTCCAGTGAAAAAATTCATTAATAGGTTTAAACCTCAGTTAAGAATAAGTTCAAAACGTTCAGCAAACGTAATCCTCAATGAGTCCTAGTTTGACTACACCGGTCTACTAGCCAGGAGACAGTAACCCTGTTGGTCGAAATCCTAATagtcatactccctccgtcccagtcatttgtatacaaatggctgggacacggagaccaataaATTACgtaaaaaatgaataaagttagatgaaaagtgggtagagtagtgggacccattaatatttaataattgatttgagatagtggaggaaagtagtgggtgtaatagtgtttatattattatagaatagagatagtggatgaaagtagttggtgtaatgatattttatattataaaagtttactattttggaatgtatacaattgatgggacgtcccaaaaaggaaactgtatataattcactgggacggagggagtaacttggAATTCATTTGATTACTTGAACCACACAGCCTAGAAGAGCCTTTCcataatagtactccctccgtccccctgagtagtatatattgggggacggggacgcggcacggactttaatgctcctgaaaagtgtagttgtgcaatctattttaaaaatttttcttttctgaattaaagtccggatgttatatttttatacagaaaaagaaaatctcaaaaataagttacggaactatattttataagagcattgaaatgcgtgtcgagcagttaaaaagaaacgtatagaattaaatgggacagagggagtaacagcAAGACTGCAGTCTTCTATATGGAGTCTTAGAAATTTACCCGTCcatgattaaatttttaaatcctTCATCAAATGATCCGACCAACCCAAATAACACCAACAACAATTCTGATTGTATGTTAAATTTCATTTGATATTTATTCATTTGTAAATTcttcaaattattataattcttaTTGGAAGTCTCATTTTTCTTAAGAAACATGTCTATAAAACTCCTAacatgtttcaaaattcaaacaaataaaGAGTAATATCAAAATCTGATtatcatcatataattttttatttaatagtgattattattatattattatgaaagGACTTATATGCCGGGTCAGGATTTTATAAGGTAACAGTTGTTCCACCAACACAATTACATCGACATATCAAGCTATTCATTTTACATTTTAAACTCACttgttttatttgtaatttcttaaaattattactATTCTGATTGTAAGTCTCATTTCTTTAAGTTCTTATACATAAGCCAGCCGTCAGATGTTTTccagattttattattatatatattcttaaaattattatttactttCAAAGGTAAAAGAttcttctaattttttatatacctATACAGTGCATTGACCTGACTTATACACGTATTAATGCTACATTATTATGGTGGGACTACTTGACCTGCCTTGGTATTACTATTACatattaatgataatttattaattgatacaATAAACTGATAAAGTCAGTTAATTGGATTCTCCTGTTAACCGATCTAAGTTCAGATTTAAATTCATGGGACTTCGAACATTAAACGAAAAGCATGATGAAAGTTCCACGAGCTTGAAAATTTTGCCAATCTTATCTTAAACCCGACTATTTGGCAAAGAGATGAATCATTAATGAGTCTTGTACTCTTGTTGCCCCCATGCTTCTGCAATTTGCATATCAACCAGTAATGCATTCTCTCgtatatatacaaacaatctTTCAGAAGATAGAAAGAAAGCGGGAACAGTCGTCGATATCATATAACTAGCCTTCTCTTCAACATTCACCGTAATATAAGCggtcaaatttaaaaaatcactcATAGTTGAAATCACAGAACAATAGTTAATTAAGAATTATAATTGATTGAAAATTgattgaataattaattaaataatcagatATCTAATTAATTCGATGAGTTTTGTAGAATGGTGATTAATTAGTGATTAATCGATTTTGAAATAGAGTTTATTGCTGGTTGTTTGATTTTACTTTTGTATATTAAAATTGAAGAATAGTTATAGAAATAAAGATCTCATGTTTTATCTagtatttaaaaacaattttgtgaAAATATATACCTAGAAGATATGATATAtcaatttccaaaaaaaaaagagccaAACATCACCTTATATTTCAGATTGAAGTATAGCGGcaagtaatataataaaaaaggaAATATTTTCCGTGAAATTTCAAAAAGAGGGGAATAATTCTCCTAAACTTTACGAGTTGACGCAGatatcaaaaataaacaaaaatgatGTCATTTCTGTTTGCATAAGGTAGAATTTATATTCTAttgtagaaaatataaaaaataaaaataaacaaaaaactgCGATCTATTAGAGACTCACAAGACCGATAAGACAGCCAAACAAGATTTAGGTCCAGCGTTTGAGGTCTTTGTCAACTGGACCCTTGCTTATCTTCTTCTCAACCTCCATTGTTTTGTGTTACAATGAAATAGTATAGAAGACAAAATCCATGTTCAGAATCATCAGGCTACCATTATTTATTTACCTGTTTATAAttgttatgaatatatatatttaatttctcaATAATAGAACGATAAAACTATGGGCTACGGCTACGCTGTGCACATGATATTCCAAAGGGACCCATTGCAGGTGGGGTTCACAGGTAAGCCGACCTTATCTTCTCTAACGCCAATTTTATCCAAAGCTAGTCAtgtcaattattttttatgatatttgtagagtatatatttaattactttTGCTGAGTTCGCACTTGTTATTCGCTTGAACAGAAGAATCAAGTATGGGAGAATCAAGTTGTGGGTCTTGCTGCATTAATGTCTAGGATAACCTTTTCTTAGCAGCTCAACCAAGGCAACTTTTTTTTGTCTTAACGTCGGTgttctaaaatttttaattatttagaaaatatcctaatatattcattatatatttatttgataaaaaaattctcATCTTTcgaaaaatgatttttgataaCTTCTTAATTAGTAGTTGAATTGATTAGTTCCGAATCTTATTTATACAACCACGTTTAAATCTAAATTTGAtgaacaaatattatttatatttgaaattttattattcatatGATAAATCAAAACATATGTATCTTTATATGTTAAGGAAAaaggaaataaaaatttatcaaatttgtaATCTGATtccttttttaaaaacaatttactAAACTACTTGTAAAGTTGAATTCTTTAGTCTTACAAGTAAACTATGGTGATAACTTTTATCAgctatcaatatacttatataaaggagaagcgaggggcgtgtaggtggcgcctctcacatcgctccgttttatttttctaattttttggaatttttgaatgaaaaatatcaaaaattagaactaccttttttagtttcgggtatattagaagcaagtttcagaatctgattttgtttcagtttatttatggaatatagtagcttgaaagttttaatctgattttgtttcagattattcaattatgggaaagacagattatttatggaatatagtagcttgaaaattttaatctgattttgttcagattatttagttatgggaaagagtagcaaacaagtctctctccacctataaatacccgtatagatcgtaggaCTTTGGagtttggatcatctaaacacaacctcctctctcaataccacaaacctacctgatagttctcttactcgatttttaaaggagaagcgaggggcgtgtagatggcgcctctcacatcgctccgttctattttttaattttgtgaaatttttggatgaaaaatatcaaaaattagaaatacctttctcttgctcgatttctaattcggaggtgtcgttcttctgcaacgataagtgaaggcggttacagtaaaggttgttgcaagcaaatgtagttatagaccgttatattggagtcgacaaatccaaacacgggaaaagaatatagtcttgacgggatattgatggttgatgtcaataaattaattattaatgatgtatgtttgttgaatattcttttataatatttgttttgttcatcggacatatttgttgttaatttttatattatttactttgtatacatgaaaaatttattcatgcattatctgtttgctccgttcaagcaatttttaagagggtagttatatttaagttaaatgtttttgtgcacaatcaatctaaaaaaattggaggaaggtgacaatttaagaacatgattatttttccaaaaaaaattaagattcgtcatactttaaattgttaattacgtgtataaatttattttcattttttcaccatgaattatagtccaattttgcaattttatatattagtatttgtattacatcaagatttttataatataaatttattttatcctacaaatattaacttgaaatattaatatattttttatagacaatcataaaattattttattctacaaatattaatattggatcattaatataatttttataggccgccgcaacgcgcagattctcaactagttttacATAAAGTAATATAGACGATTATTTGCTACTAATTAAGTACTCTCTTCATCTCAATTAATTACACTGGGAGTCACATATTTCAAccttttctaaaataattatgttatataattttaaatttaaatgtaaAGTAGaagtataaatataaaattttaggcagaagaatattattttaaatagttttataatttataaaatatgtttttataaaaataataaaatacatgTCGGTTTTTAATTATCCCATATATATAACGGAAAGAACAATAGATAAGAAGCTTATCAAGTTTGTCTTTGCTTCCCATATATAGTCGAGTCCTTTGATCAAGTTTGGCTCATTTCCCAGAACTAGAAATTTGTTGCTCGAAGTCTCCGGATTGTTACAGCGGACCAGCGGTCACAGAaaacttttgtttttaatttataattatacagaagATGTCACTAATTATCATTCATCAGCACCACACTGCGGACTTTGCAACTCCCAAGCCACGCCATGTAATCATGTAGTATACAATAAGCGCAGTTTACCAAAACTGAATATTTAAAACTTTAACATTTCTATTCTAATTCCGTCGCAAATATAGCTaataatacatttttattaCAATAAATAAGCCATGGTGAGAGAAACTGTCTTCAATCCTTGCGGAACCGGAGAAGAACGAAGAGAAAGCCCACAGTGATAAATTCTAGATTTTTGTACAACGATAGTTTAATTAGAAAATGCGAGAGCTGGGGCTATTTCCGAGACAATTATTATACTACTAaactgttactccctccgtcccagtcatttgtatacaaatggctgggacacggagaccaagaaaaggggtaaaaaaatgagtaaaggtgagtgaaaagtgagtatagtgatgggacccatttatatttaataataaatttgagatagtggagaaaagtagtgggtgtaatagtgtttatattactattatagaatgaagatagtgggagaatgtagtgggtgtagtagtgttttatattataaaaaattactattttgggaatgtatagaaatgatgggacatcccaaaaaggaaactgtatagaattgattgggacggagggagtataaatccGTTGCAACAGGTGTAATAATTCGATTGGATGAGAGTGTAATAATTGAATCGCAACTCGCAAGTGCGCAACCTAGCTTGACTATAAATAAGTAAAGTGACCCAAGGGGCCTTGATACAAACATCACAAACTAAACTATTATATCCTCTCTACTGCGACTACTACTTTTTACATACACTCTCCTTTTCTTATCCAAAACCTTCTAGAACAAAACCATGTCTCAGCTATTCACTGAGTTAATACCGAGTTTACCCGAAGATATCGCGCTCGAGTGCTTGACTCGCTTACATTTCTCTGCTCATCGGGTCGGCTCTCAAGTCTGTAACCGTTGGAGAGAGCTGCTCCAGAGTAAGGAGTTCTATTATCACAGGAAGCAAGCGGGTCAGACCCGGAAGATGGCTTGTTTGGTTCAGTCACTCCCGAGTCCGACCGAGTCGACTCGGACGAAACCCGCTGGGCAGCCGAGTTACGGCGTTTCCGTTTTCGACCCGGTTTTCATGTCCTGGGACCGGGTCGACCCGGTCCCGAAGTACCCGGACGGGATCCCTCTGTTCTGCCAGCTGGCAAGCTCGGAAGGCAAGCTGGTGTTGATGGGCGGGTGGGACCCGGTGAGCTGGGAGCCCGTGAAGGACGTGTTCATGTACGAGTTCACCACCGGGAGGTGGACCCAGCGTAAAGACATGCCGTCGAGCCGCTCATTCTTCGCCGTCGGAGCCAAAGACGGGAAAGTCTACGTGGCGGGCGGGCACGACGAGAGCAAAAACGCGCTGAAGAGCGCGTGGGTGTACGACATATGCGGCGACGAGTGGAGCGAGTTGAGTCCGATGAGCGAGGAGCGAGACGAGTGCCAGGGGGTTATAATTGGGAACGAGTTCTGGGTGGTGAGCGGGTACGAGACGGATGGGCAGGGCGAGTTCAAGAGCAATGCGGAGGCGTTTGATATGGAGACGAGCGAGTGGAGACGAGTGGAGGAGGCGTGGATGGCGAGTCAGTGTCCGAGGTCGTGTGTTGGGGTGGGGAAGAATGGGGGCTTCATGTGTTGGGCTGAGTGTGACTCGGCTGTACGAGTTGGGGCGTGTGGGGTCAGTTTGGGTGACTGCAGCTTGGTCACTGGTTCAGAGTACCAAGGGGCCCCTCAAGCCTTCTTTCTTGTCAATGGGCAGATTGGTAAATTGCTCAAAATTGAGGTTCCTAGTGATTTTTCTTCCTTCGTCCAATCAGGTTGCTGTGTCGAAATCTAGATGTCGTTAGTTCCGAATCCGATCCCATGGCAGCGCCAACTTTTTTCGGAAATGGAGTAACTGAGGTTTCGGGTTGACCCGATTCTTGTTCGGGTTTTCCCTCGGGAACATCTTGTTTGGGCTgcgtttctttttgttttttctgcttttgtttatatatatatacacaccatATCTTTCTTTTGTACTGTATGATAGTATGATTAATATGAATAtcagaatataattaaattactcaCTTGTGCTTGTGCAGTTATGCTGATGCCTTGTTGGGTCACTTGCATTTaactatttaaattttgaattttagatACGTCAATATCGATATTTTTGAGTTGAAAAGTTATAACTAATTAACTAGTACAGTTGGAATAAAGGCGAGATATGGGTGAATATAGTTTGTTTTCTTCTATAGTGTTCTTTTCGGTGAGGATATGGCTTGTTTCTGAATGTCTTGTACTTTTACATGATTCCCAGTGTGTTAAGCTATTGTATTTCATTTTACgatttttattccaatttaaTCGTTTTATCCATTTTCTTATTCTAACCGGGACACTGGCGGTGAAATCTGTTCGCCTGGCAGTACCGGTCCTATAAATTTGAGTATCCTAGATAAGTTTGAAAATGATGTTtctgtttttaaatataaagaaaaattttatatatattcaaatcaaatatatagGGACATAATACGAACATCATTTAACAACACAATTGACtcaaatgtatataaatatataaatacgtattttataattatatattatactccctccgtttcttttttcttttcatgtttgtgatgtcggtaccgttcataacatgagacaacttactaatttacatctaatctataaaactaaatatagtcatgagtgatcttgttagattcgtattcacgagtactttaatacggtgaaatttttatatttaatgctactacgaaatgaaagatatgaacgatcaaaagtgtgtgttggcaaacgtgaaaagtacaaacaggaaaagaatttagagacggagggagtatatatttatagatcTTTTGTTGTCTCCGGAATTATGGTACCCAGACAATAGGGGTGTAAATAAACGGGTTAATTATCTGATTGAGCActcacttcacaccaatatatcattcGGGACACTCTCGAATTCTCGGTCTCATTTCAAACActgttttcagaaattgtatcagtcttaaaaGTAAAAGGTTAAATTCAATAACAAACCGATAGGTTGAGAAGTGTTACTCATGGGGATTTAATACAGTAggctatagagattatgtaagtacgattaattgaatttctgCATCCAAAAAAGGGCTATATACTGATTATTAGGGTTCTTTATAATACATCTCTTCCACCAtcaattttacccatttttGGACGCGgaaattcaataaatttatctacataatctctatagccTAATGTGTTAAAACCCTATGAGTAACACTTCTTAAACTGTTGATTTGTTTTCGAATTTAgcgttttatttttaagactgatacaatttctgaaaacggTGTTCcaaatgagaccgaaaattTAAGAGTGCCCCAGATGATATATTGAtgtgaagtgagtgcccaattagataattaacccgtaAATAAACCAAACTGTTCATGAGCTACTCGAGCTCGGCTCATAACATATACGAATTTGCTTtggtaataatcgagccgagctcgagctcgagctatttggatgttttaccgagccgagctcgagcttcaaattactcAGCTCGTAAGGTTCGCGAGCTTTATCGAGCCTCtactattttcaatttttttctgataaatatatttaatattttatttataattgatatatttaatcgaatcgaacttGAGCTAAACCaatcatatttcgagtttttatcaatatttagtGACTCGGTTCGAACTTTCGA
Coding sequences:
- the LOC108219971 gene encoding F-box/kelch-repeat protein At2g44130 — protein: MSQLFTELIPSLPEDIALECLTRLHFSAHRVGSQVCNRWRELLQSKEFYYHRKQAGQTRKMACLVQSLPSPTESTRTKPAGQPSYGVSVFDPVFMSWDRVDPVPKYPDGIPLFCQLASSEGKLVLMGGWDPVSWEPVKDVFMYEFTTGRWTQRKDMPSSRSFFAVGAKDGKVYVAGGHDESKNALKSAWVYDICGDEWSELSPMSEERDECQGVIIGNEFWVVSGYETDGQGEFKSNAEAFDMETSEWRRVEEAWMASQCPRSCVGVGKNGGFMCWAECDSAVRVGACGVSLGDCSLVTGSEYQGAPQAFFLVNGQIGKLLKIEVPSDFSSFVQSGCCVEI